GCTAAAGAGTAGTAATAGGATAAATAAATTAAAAAACGGCATAATACTTTTTGCAAAAAACTGTAATTGTGTTCCCCCAAGGTAGGCATAGGTAACAGCGAAGTTTGTTGGAATTAGTTGAGCGTATCGATTTGTGAGTGATGGGAAAGAACCGTTAAACCATTCAATTGCCCAGCGATTCCATGAAACAATGGCATCCCATTGTATAAAAACTGTATCAACATTCGATAACCAAACCCGAAATGCCCACCAGATACTTGATCCGGCCCACAAGATACTTACCAGAGCAATAATTTCAACGATAATTTGATAGGATGAAGATGATTTTTGAGCATGCGAAGTCCAGAATGAAGATAGATCAACAATAAATTCTTCTCTTTTATTTGTAAGTGTTGTTGTGAGTGGTTGTCGAAGTTCATCTTTATAAAGCACTATAAACCCCACGATTTCAAGCACGAAGATGACATAGAAAGCAATTGAAATATTGATGCGAAGTGCTGTAATCGTGAACACGAGTAAGTGATTACTAATTAGGCTAAGTGCAAAAGCATACACAAGCGATTGCAATATGCCGTGTTTCGCTTTAAAAAACTTCAGTAGAATAAGCCCTGGAAGAAATGTAATTTGGATTATAGAAATGAGTCCGAGTAAAAACATGGGGCAAGGATCCTTGTTATGAAAATATTTACCGCGTAAGAATAGGAATTCTTCTATACTGTGTAATCAATTGCCCAATAGATTGAAAAAGGAGGGGGAAGTGGTAAGAATTTTCTTCTTGAAAGCTGAAATCCTGACTTCAAAATTACTTGGTGAATTTTTGCAGCATGGTGAATATGATAATCGCCAGAAAATTTGGCTAGTTTCCGCCCAATTCTGTATAGCCTGCTTTCAGTCGGGAGGGTGACTAATAAGCGGCCAGATGCTTTTAATTTTCGCTGAAATTGCTGGAGTAAAGGGTCAATATCTTGGATATGCTCTAGAACTTCTCCGCAAACAACTATGTCAAGAGAATTGTCTGGTATGCTCGATTCAATTTCTTCCGGTTTTAAAAGCTGAACATTTTTTAGATTTAGGTCATTGGTGATAAATTCAGCGGGTGTCAGAATTATATCTGAGCCATAAACTGTATGGAAATTAGTGCTTGCAATCGGAAAGATAATGCCAGTCCCACATCCAAAATCGAGTAGTTTACCTTCAGTTTTCTTATAGTTTTGTATCCATTGGATGAGTAATTTTACTCGGGAGAAAGCTATCCAACGCATAATTGGATTCTTGTGCAAGTACGATGGGATCGCCATTTCTGCAGCTTGCTCTTTTGAGATGGAATTCATCATCTCTTTGAGTAAATCTTTAGAAATTAGTGCCATTAAGCGTCTTCTCCAGATAGGCAAAGCTTAGTTTTTGGAATTGTGAAATTCACTTTGCTCAAAACGTAATTGAGCGATTTGTTCTGATACCAGCCCGACCATGAAAATCACAACAGAAACGGTCATCAATAAGGCGGATGTCGGCCCATAGCGCAAGTTTAAAAAAATGATTTTGTAGAGACCATACATGAAACCAGTTATGAACATCAAGGTACTAACTGGAATAAATATTTTTAGCGGGGAATAAAATGTAGCAATTCGTAATATGATGAGTAAAAAACGGATGCCGTCTCGAAAAAGGCGAATATTGCTTTTGCCCTTTCTCCTTTGTCCAATGATTGGAACATAGGTCAAACTTCGCCCCGAGCGTATGGTTGCCAACGTGATTGTGGTTGGGTAGGAGAATTGATTCGGTAAAAGATATACATATGCTTTTGCAATATGTGTTCGAATTGCACGGAAACCAGACGTTAGATCTAGAATTTTTTGTCCCGTTATATATGTTGCTAATGCGTTATAGACGCTGTTCGCAAAATTTCTGTGCATATCCGTATCAGATGCGCTTGTGCGTGCACCAACCACCATATCAAATTTATCAATTTTTTCTATGAGCCGAGGAATATCTTTCGGGGGATGTTGACCATCCGCATCTAGCATAACGATGATTTCCCCTTTAGCATTGCGAATGCCTGTTTTTATAGCGGCACCGTTGCCAAGGTTATGAGGATGTTGTATGACGGTTACATGCTCTTGTTTGGCATTGATCACAGTATCGTCTGTGGACCCATCGTCAATGACAAGAATCTCAAATGAATAGCCAGCTTCAAATAACTCACTTTTTATTTCCTTAATTAATTGCGAGATACCGGATGATTCATTATATGCAGGAATGATTACAGAGATTGTTTCAGTATCGGGAGACATGGGACGAAGTATATTCTAGTTTGTAAAAAAGGCAAGTACCCCCGCGATGACTACAAAATGCCTTCGCAATTATCGACAAATCAATATCGGGCATGTGGCAGATCTCAAAATCTGATTTACCGAACTGCCTACCATCATATCCAGCACCGGTGGACGGCTGTACCCCCCCATGATAATGAGTTCAGTATTGGCTTCTGCCGCAGTTTGCATGATCGTCTTGGCAACGGGGCCATGTCGGAAGTGAATATCGCCAATAATTTTGTGGCTGCTCAAGTACCAGCGCGCTCGCGCAGCAGCCCGTTTTGGGAATCGCTCCCCATCAAGGACGATTAAAACGCTAAGCGGTAATTTCCATTTTCCCGCCAGATAAACCGCGACATATAACGCTTCATCGGCTTTGGCGCTGCCGTCGTATGCCAGTAGCAGCTTATCTAGCCTGGGGAATGCTCGCGGTACCGCCAGAATGGGGCGCGGACAACCCTGCACCAGCCGATGAAATCCTGGGCCTAAGCGTCTGAGGATATTATCGCTCGGTGGATGTGCCAGGTGAACAACGACCAGGTCACTCCAGCGAGACCGCTCGATAATTGTTGGCGTAATTTCGCTGAAATCCAGCGCCAACTCTCCAGGGTTGCCAGCATCCTGGCAGCAGGTATTAAATTTTTCTTGAACAGCTTGTGTGGCAGCAGAGGAGAGCGCGTTTTTATTCTTGACCATATGTAGGCCCAGAATTTGGGCATCTTCGCGCTGTGCAAATACGAGCGCCTGTTGTAGGGCTTGCCAACTGTGGGGTGAACCGCTCAGGGAAACGAGAATACGGGAGAATAATTTTTCGCCGCGTTGTTTTTCGATTTGTTCTTGACGCCACTCCCCGGCGCGTGGCCCTGCCTCAATGGGGTTGGGAATCACACTATCCAGAATTCGCTCCCTCAGGCGGGATGCGACGTGCTCGGCCCGGAGGCTGAATTGATCGGCGAGGTCGCTGGCTGCATCCTCGGGGTGAATTGCCCACCCCAGAGCCGCGCTCAGATCTTCCTGGTGTTGAGAAATCCAGACATATAGATCAGTTTCGGTGCGGTCGGGAAAATTCTCCAGCAGCCGGTGGTTGCGGATGGTTTCTACCACCGGAAGGTACATATCTTGATACCAAAGTTGAGCAGTTTCCTCAAATGAAATCGCTGCGTTGTCATTACGCTCGCGATTCTTCTGCAGATTATTAATTTGCCCTTCGAGTATCTTATATCTCCCCGGCGAGGTAATGCGTAAATTTGGGACGGGCTGGCGTTGATTGAGCCGTGTCTTTGCGAAAAATTCAGCTTGTTCTACCGTGAGGATCATGCTGTCGAGATCGGTATCGGCAGTGATCTCGATGTCCGCTTGAAATTCGGTGATATACGCGCGGATCTGTGTTGCGCCGCTATCTCTGGCAATTGAAACGCGGTGATTACCATCCAGTACAAAATAAACCGCCCCTACCTGATACACCTGAATGGGGGGCATATCCTCCAGATTATGAAACTTGGATTTGACGCGTGCCCAGCGGTCTTGCAGCGCGCCGGAGCGTGGCAGAAAATCGCGCGTGAAATCGGCATAACGCCCCACGCTGCCTACAATTGCGTCTAGCGGAATATGTTGCAGGCCGCGGTTGCGCGCATCTTGCGAATGAATATGCGGGCTGACTTCATCGAAAGGCAGCAATTCTACCGGCTGTCCGCGAAGTTTGCGAATAATTTCGTTGGTAGCTGCTAATCGGCGGGCGCGGCGGAAATCATCGCGGGCAAGTTCAAATTTCGTACGCGGTTGATAAGTCATAGGGGGTTATTTTGTTCAATCTCGCGAAGTTCAATGCCTGAGCTGTTATAGATTGCTCGCAACCATTGAGAGAATAGTTTGATGCGTTCAGGGTCGGCTTCGGGGGCCAGGTTGTTGAGTTGGTTGGGGTCTGCGTGGAGATTATAAAGCTCGATCATCCCTTCGCTGTGCTCAACATACAGGTGGTCGTTTGTGCGCAATCCTATATACCAGGGCGATACCTCACCGCTTTCATCGAGTTGATGTCCGAAGAATTCAATTTGTACAGCCTGCCGCCATTCTTCCGCAGGGGGTGGCGTATTCTTGAGCAGCGGCACCAGCGAGCGGCCATCGACATATTCGGGCGGAATCACCCCGGCCAGTTCGGCGATGGTGGGCGGAAAGTCGATATTGGCGGTGAGGAAATTATCTACAGACATGCCGGCAGGGATGCCTGGCCCGCGTACAATCATCGGCACACGAATATCTTCCTCATATTGGTGGGCTTTGCCGGGTTTCATGCGGTGCTGCCCCAGGTGGAAGCCGTTATCCGAAATAAAGAAGATATAGGTATTGTCCAGCAGGTTGAGTTCATCGAGCGTATTCATCAACCGTTCAATCATCTCGTCTACAGCCTGCATACTCTGCACGCGCAGGCGATGAACACTATCAATATCCTGGATATCCGCCTCGCTCAGTGGCGGATTGTAGCGGATGTCGCTGGGTTTGCCACTGACATCTTCAGCATTGAACGAGGGCGTGCGCGGCGCCTGGATATCAGGGAAGGCATCGGCGTGGCGCGGCGCAGGTGTATATGGCTCGTGTGGCGCATACGTGGAAACCTGCAAGAAGAAAGGTTCCGCGCCGCCTGCGGACCGCCTGATAAAATCATCGGCCTTGTCGGACAAAACATCACCGATATATTGGGAAGGGTCGAAATAATCCACCAGAGCGCCATTTTCGTTGAGCGTGTATTCAAAGCCGGTATAGGGCTTTCCTTTGGCTGGGCTGTACCATTCATCCCAACCCGCTGGGACGTAGGTTTTGTTGTCCGGGAAGGGATATTCATTCATATATTTGCCCATAAAACCGGTATGATACCCTGCCGCGTTGAGCCATGTGGCGATCGTGGAGGCTTCGCTGCCCAATAAGTTGAATTTTTTAAAGCTGCCTTCCGGCGAAGCATTCATATAAACCTGGTGGTTGTGCGCGTATTGCCCGGTGAGGAAACTGATCCGAGAAGGGCAGCAGACCGGCGTGGGGGTGAAGAATTGCCCCAGTGAGGCGCCCTGATCGGTGAGATACGTTTGCAACCGCGGCATATAGTCGGTGGTGCCAAGTTGAGCGTCGAGATCATCTGTCAGAATAAAGACCATATTGGGGCGTTCGACGTTGGGGATGATGGTAATATCGTCGGCCGCGCTCGGTGAAATACCCGTGCGCGAAAGATCAGGGGCGGTATTTTGGGGCAGCAACCGGGAGCAGCCTTGCAACGCCCCAATTGCTAGCGCGCCGCCGGTGAGTTTAAGAAAATCACGTCGGTTCATAGGTCTATATTCTACCCCGAATTGTAAAAATCATATTTCCCCGGCTGTGTATCTTTGGTACACTTGTGCCGCATGAGTTTTAACGCAAAGCCGCCGAGACGCAAAGATGCAAAGACCAAAAATTTTCTTTGCGGCTTCGCACCCTTGCCGCCGCTTGTGCCCTTTAGGGTATTGCGTTAAAGATTTGCCTACGATATTGGAGAAAATATGCAACCCATCCTCAAACTTGATCTGACATCCGGAGCGCAAGAAATTTACACTGTCCCTGCCGAATGGCAGCGCGACTATATCGGCGGCTCGGCGTTGGCGGCGCGTTTACTTTATGACGATCTGCATCCCGCTGTGGATGCACTCGCGCCAGAGTCGCCGCTGCTCTTCATCACCGGCCCGCTGACGGGGACGGCGGGACCGTCCGTGGGGCGCTTCGTGATCTGCGGGCGTTCACCGGCTACCGGCCTGTGGGCCGAATCGCATTGTGGCGGCTTCTGGGGACCGGAGCTGCGCAAGGCTGGTTTCGATGGCCTGTGGATCAGCGGGCGGGCGCGGAACCCGGTTTATTTGTGGATTCAGGATGGGCAGGTTGAACTCCGGGATGCATCTCACCTGTGGGGGCTGGAGACCGCCGCGGCTCAGGAAACGATCATCCAAACTCTGGGAAGCAAACCCAAACCGCGGGTGGCGGTCATCGGCCCGGCGGGGGAATCCCAAATCCCTTTCGCGCTGATCCTCACCGATCATGGCCGTGTTGCCGGACGCACTGGCCTGGGCGCGGTGATGGGTTCAAAAAATCTCAAAGCCGTAGCCGTGCGCGGGAGCGGCAACATCCCGGTTGCATCCGCTGATTTCCCCGCTTTGCGCTCGGCGGCCAATCGCGCCCTCAAAGACGATAATTTCACCAGCGCCGCTCATGAGCTAGGAACTGCCGCCGTCGCCGATTATGCTGACTATCTCGGTGAAATGCCCAAGAAATATTTCCGTGCCGGGACCTTCGATGGTGTGAGCAACATCAGTGGCTCGACGATGGCCGAGACTATTCTCACCGGCACGAGCGCCTGCCATGCCTGCGTGATCGCCTGCGGGCGGGTAGTGCAATTGGACGATGATGGCAATCGCAAAGGCCCCGAATACGAGACTGTGGTCGGTTTTGGTCCTAATCTGCTGATTGACGATTTGCCCTTCATTGCACGCATGGGCGAATTGTGCGACCGTTACGGCATGGATACCATCAGCTTGAGCGGAACGCTGGGGTTGGCTTTCACGCTTTTCGAGCAGGGCATCATCACAACCGCCGATACCGGCGGCCTGGAATTGAATTGGGGCGACAGGCAGGTTGTCGAAACCCTGGTGCATCAGACCGCCCGCCGCGCAGGTTTTGGTGCGGCGCTGGCCGAAGGCTCCCGGGCGTTAGGGCGGCGCTTTGGCGCTGAAGATCAGGCTGTGCAAGTTAATGGTCTCGAACTGGCCTACCACGACCCGCGCGGTGCTTCGGGCATGGCGCTGGTCTACGCCACCTCGCCGCGTGGCGCCTGCCACAACCAGTCCGACTATTTTTTGCCCGATCTCTTTGGTCAGGACGAACCTGCCATAGGGCTGGAATATTTCGAGCGTCATGCCGGGGCCGGGAAAGCCGCCAACGTTGCCATCCATCAAAACTGGCGCACGGTTTTCAACGCCCTGGTAATGTGTGTCTTTGCCAATGTTCCGCCGGAAGATATTTTGGGATTATTGAATGCTGCCACCGGAGAGACGCGCACGCTCGAAGAATTGGTGTACGCTGGAGAGCGTGCCTGGAACCTCAAGCGGATCATCAACCGTAACCTGGGGCTGGTCGGCGCAAACGATGTTTTGCCTGCCCCTCTGCGGATTCCGTATGCAGACGGCGGTTCAGCGGGATATGAAATTCCCTTCGAAGCCATGTTGCAAGCCTATTATATTGCTCGCGGCT
The sequence above is a segment of the Chloroflexota bacterium genome. Coding sequences within it:
- a CDS encoding universal stress protein, translating into MTYQPRTKFELARDDFRRARRLAATNEIIRKLRGQPVELLPFDEVSPHIHSQDARNRGLQHIPLDAIVGSVGRYADFTRDFLPRSGALQDRWARVKSKFHNLEDMPPIQVYQVGAVYFVLDGNHRVSIARDSGATQIRAYITEFQADIEITADTDLDSMILTVEQAEFFAKTRLNQRQPVPNLRITSPGRYKILEGQINNLQKNRERNDNAAISFEETAQLWYQDMYLPVVETIRNHRLLENFPDRTETDLYVWISQHQEDLSAALGWAIHPEDAASDLADQFSLRAEHVASRLRERILDSVIPNPIEAGPRAGEWRQEQIEKQRGEKLFSRILVSLSGSPHSWQALQQALVFAQREDAQILGLHMVKNKNALSSAATQAVQEKFNTCCQDAGNPGELALDFSEITPTIIERSRWSDLVVVHLAHPPSDNILRRLGPGFHRLVQGCPRPILAVPRAFPRLDKLLLAYDGSAKADEALYVAVYLAGKWKLPLSVLIVLDGERFPKRAAARARWYLSSHKIIGDIHFRHGPVAKTIMQTAAEANTELIIMGGYSRPPVLDMMVGSSVNQILRSATCPILICR
- a CDS encoding sulfatase-like hydrolase/transferase, which codes for MNRRDFLKLTGGALAIGALQGCSRLLPQNTAPDLSRTGISPSAADDITIIPNVERPNMVFILTDDLDAQLGTTDYMPRLQTYLTDQGASLGQFFTPTPVCCPSRISFLTGQYAHNHQVYMNASPEGSFKKFNLLGSEASTIATWLNAAGYHTGFMGKYMNEYPFPDNKTYVPAGWDEWYSPAKGKPYTGFEYTLNENGALVDYFDPSQYIGDVLSDKADDFIRRSAGGAEPFFLQVSTYAPHEPYTPAPRHADAFPDIQAPRTPSFNAEDVSGKPSDIRYNPPLSEADIQDIDSVHRLRVQSMQAVDEMIERLMNTLDELNLLDNTYIFFISDNGFHLGQHRMKPGKAHQYEEDIRVPMIVRGPGIPAGMSVDNFLTANIDFPPTIAELAGVIPPEYVDGRSLVPLLKNTPPPAEEWRQAVQIEFFGHQLDESGEVSPWYIGLRTNDHLYVEHSEGMIELYNLHADPNQLNNLAPEADPERIKLFSQWLRAIYNSSGIELREIEQNNPL
- a CDS encoding glycosyltransferase family 2 protein — encoded protein: MSPDTETISVIIPAYNESSGISQLIKEIKSELFEAGYSFEILVIDDGSTDDTVINAKQEHVTVIQHPHNLGNGAAIKTGIRNAKGEIIVMLDADGQHPPKDIPRLIEKIDKFDMVVGARTSASDTDMHRNFANSVYNALATYITGQKILDLTSGFRAIRTHIAKAYVYLLPNQFSYPTTITLATIRSGRSLTYVPIIGQRRKGKSNIRLFRDGIRFLLIILRIATFYSPLKIFIPVSTLMFITGFMYGLYKIIFLNLRYGPTSALLMTVSVVIFMVGLVSEQIAQLRFEQSEFHNSKN
- a CDS encoding aldehyde ferredoxin oxidoreductase family protein yields the protein MQPILKLDLTSGAQEIYTVPAEWQRDYIGGSALAARLLYDDLHPAVDALAPESPLLFITGPLTGTAGPSVGRFVICGRSPATGLWAESHCGGFWGPELRKAGFDGLWISGRARNPVYLWIQDGQVELRDASHLWGLETAAAQETIIQTLGSKPKPRVAVIGPAGESQIPFALILTDHGRVAGRTGLGAVMGSKNLKAVAVRGSGNIPVASADFPALRSAANRALKDDNFTSAAHELGTAAVADYADYLGEMPKKYFRAGTFDGVSNISGSTMAETILTGTSACHACVIACGRVVQLDDDGNRKGPEYETVVGFGPNLLIDDLPFIARMGELCDRYGMDTISLSGTLGLAFTLFEQGIITTADTGGLELNWGDRQVVETLVHQTARRAGFGAALAEGSRALGRRFGAEDQAVQVNGLELAYHDPRGASGMALVYATSPRGACHNQSDYFLPDLFGQDEPAIGLEYFERHAGAGKAANVAIHQNWRTVFNALVMCVFANVPPEDILGLLNAATGETRTLEELVYAGERAWNLKRIINRNLGLVGANDVLPAPLRIPYADGGSAGYEIPFEAMLQAYYIARGWDSETGMPTDSKLTELNLEL
- a CDS encoding class I SAM-dependent methyltransferase, encoding MALISKDLLKEMMNSISKEQAAEMAIPSYLHKNPIMRWIAFSRVKLLIQWIQNYKKTEGKLLDFGCGTGIIFPIASTNFHTVYGSDIILTPAEFITNDLNLKNVQLLKPEEIESSIPDNSLDIVVCGEVLEHIQDIDPLLQQFQRKLKASGRLLVTLPTESRLYRIGRKLAKFSGDYHIHHAAKIHQVILKSGFQLSRRKFLPLPPPFSIYWAIDYTV